The window AAACTAATGGGAGGTCCCTACTGCAGAGTATGTTGCGTCTGCGCACGGCGGGGAAAATAATCGCGTGCGTGTGAATGGATTAGGTGTGAAAatgtgtacgtatatatatatatatatgcgcatgtTTGATGCGTGTGCGCGTACGAACGCACGTATGTTTAGCTATAAATGCGCAAGCGAGTGCACGCGCTGGTCATTAATTACGAATGGGGTGGGCGCCTCCCGCTGTTCAGGCGGCCTCGATTTGGGCATCAACGCTGGGGACGCCCTCTCGTCATCCTCGTCATCCTCGTCATCCTCGTCATCTTCGTCAGATTCATCTCTTCGTCTGCTTCGCCATCCTCGTCAGCTTCGCCactttttccgcttcttctgcttctccattttttcacttgcGCACATCTTCACTGCTTCCCTTCCTGGTTTTGGATCAAGCTCTTTAGTGCCTTAGGGGGATGGGCGTGTGGGAGTGGGGCGTGACTGCGCAGAGATTGCGACGCGTAAAGAGCCACGCAGGGATAACTGCGCCTGTGCCACTCCGCATAGGAGGGCAAAGGATGGAAGGAATACATCCCCTTCCATTAATCCCTCAGCTTAgggtttcctttttctttcgtcCTTCCGTTGTACCATGATGGTTTCATTGGTGGTGATGTCTACCTCCGCGTGTTTGTAGTTATATTTCATGCTGTCCTTCTTCgaaaatttcttttgtaaaaatctTGCATTGGGGGTCCACAGTGTTGGTGCATGTGCTGTGGTGGGTACATCTGCTGGGCGTGGTAGTTGGCGTTCTTGTTGTTTTGGTGGTGGCCACCCTTGGCGCCTCCGAAGTTTTTGCTATTCCCGCCGAGGGGGGGTCCTCCCATGCTGCCTATGCTGGGCATGCCGCCCACGCCACTGACAGTGCTAATCCCGCCGACACTGCTAATCCCGCCGACACCGCTAACCCCGCCGACACCGCTAACCCCGCCGACACCGCTAATCCCACTCGCCGTGCCATTCCTCGACGCCTTGAGCAGGGACTTGAGCGAGTCCAGGACGTTATTCACCTTGGCATTTTTAATACTCTCCGGAATGGAGTTCTCTGCCAAATTGTAAGCCACACTGCCGCTGCTCTCCCCCTGTGTATTATGATCATTATCTAGACGGAGTAACGAATTGATAATTGGAGTGATATTTATGTTGCCTTGTGGAGGGAGAGAGGGAGAagacggagaagaagaaagagtGGCCTGATTTTTAAGCGCTTCTTGATTGGCAGTATTCAATATAGCAAAATTTTCTCCgttgcgtatttttttacccagGGTATTACTTGGTGAGTTCGTTTTAACATTACTTCCATtgttttgtaaaaaggagTGAGACGATCTCCGATTGCTATTGATGAGGATGCCATCTAGACTACTCATGTCATTATTGCTTCTGTTTCCCCCGTCATTATGGACGGTGTTTCCCACGAGGTTCCCATAAGCCAAGGTACTATCCTCTGCATAGTGCTTCTGATGGGTTCTGCTATACTGTTCATTGCTAGTTATATTTGCTAAGTTCGCCAAGTTAACCATGTTTGCGATGTTGGCTATGTTGGAGGCGTTGGCAAGACTGGCCGCGTTGGCGATACTGGCCGAGTTGGCGAAACTGGCCAAATTGTCAACGTTGACGTTCGTCATGTTGGCGTTGCTTCCACGGCTTCCGCGACGGGGAAGGTGGAAAGAGGGGGAGTCATTTGTTATTCGGTTGGAGTTACTCGATCGGAAAATATCCAGGAGTCCTTTTCCCCCATCCCTTGGGTGGATTTCTTTGTGGCCACCTCCGATATGGTTGGCAGTTGCAACGTGGTTCAAACTCGCCAAGCTGCTAAGGTGGCTCATGGCTGCGTTGCTGTTGGTGGCGTGCCACGTGTTGTCGAAGGGATCATCCGCGCGAGTCCTGTTGTTGGTGTACTCCGAGCCGCTTCGCTCTTTGAGTATCGAAATTTGCTTCATTAGGAGCTCCGCTACGGTGCTGCTTATTTGCGGCTGGTCGGCCTGCGGGGCCCCCGCGGGGTGCGCGCCCAGTGCGCCGTCATCCGCCTTCGCGCCACTTCCCCAGTTCGCACCGCCGCCAATGGAGCCAAGGACCCTGGGGCCATTCTTCCCGTCCCCGATGT is drawn from Plasmodium cynomolgi strain B DNA, scaffold: 0120, whole genome shotgun sequence and contains these coding sequences:
- a CDS encoding hypothetical protein (putative): MVESTNFIIVDNRSENKSVSASCDCVLDKNGNSIFKSYHSLYKLTYKHIYKYKRITCISTDVIFNENGGAYTPLYHYYYEDVSSPCSSRRGGVDAGAQTEAELAAEPEAELAAEPAAELAAEPQAEPATESAAELNDADTDVDEATYNERAPKQKCLKYSLYELLLLRFLDVKGDTHASNSEEAKNEFCFIKENKNNKPPLNKFNRDRFGPNNGMHIMTPGYGSNYGNHINFASHSNFGGLLNASMNPNGGGIIPNYVKEQSTPFDHLRPHDHSEKKNQTSEADRYWDHPSQYAKRNNNDIFTLGDIKKFWKNNEKSKNQNFVEQNNYSIFKDNDEENLTKSNFARWFKNSNASNQEEHIDILSYVNGYNASGVDIGDGKNGPRVLGSIGGGANWGSGAKADDGALGAHPAGAPQADQPQISSTVAELLMKQISILKERSGSEYTNNRTRADDPFDNTWHATNSNAAMSHLSSLASLNHVATANHIGGGHKEIHPRDGGKGLLDIFRSSNSNRITNDSPSFHLPRRGSRGSNANMTNVNVDNLASFANSASIANAASLANASNIANIANMVNLANLANITSNEQYSRTHQKHYAEDSTLAYGNLVGNTVHNDGGNRSNNDMSSLDGILINSNRRSSHSFLQNNGSNVKTNSPSNTLGKKIRNGENFAILNTANQEALKNQATLSSSPSSPSLPPQGNINITPIINSLLRLDNDHNTQGESSGSVAYNLAENSIPESIKNAKVNNVLDSLKSLLKASRNGTASGISGVGGVSGVGGVSGVGGISSVGGISTVSGVGGMPSIGSMGGPPLGGNSKNFGGAKGGHHQNNKNANYHAQQMYPPQHMHQHCGPPMQDFYKRNFRRRTA